A genomic window from Hypomesus transpacificus isolate Combined female chromosome 15, fHypTra1, whole genome shotgun sequence includes:
- the poldip2 gene encoding polymerase delta-interacting protein 2 isoform X1 translates to MRKHTERKMAACAIRQGFLTTVSKYNKKNTQRMLRIIYNSTRPELRRPRLQCLACRLPNIQQTRFMSSRNRPEGKVLETVGVFEAPKQHGKYETGQLFLHSVFGYRGIVLFPWHARLYDRDITPPMSESKPEPPGPHGSKEVKGKTHTYYQVLIDTRDCPHISQRSQTEAVTFLANHDDSRALYAIPGLDYVSHEDILPYNSAEQVPIQHELFERFLMFNPAKTPPFTERDTLKAWQEKNHPWLELSDVHRETTENIRVTVIPFYMGMREAQNSHVYWWRYCIRLENMGEEVVQLRERHWRIFSLSGTLETVRGRGVVGREPVLSKEQPAFQYSSHVSLQAPSGHMWGTFRIERTDGSHFDVRIPPFSLESNKDDKAPPAGYTF, encoded by the exons ATGCGTAAGCacacagaaagaaagatggCTGCCTGTGCGATACGACAAGGATTTCTGACGACTGTCAGTAAATATAACAAGAAAAATACACAAAGAATGTTGCGTATTATTTACAATAGTACTCGGCCCGAATTAAGAAGACCCCGTTTACAGTGTTTAGCGTGCAGACTGCCGAACATTCAACAGACGAGGTTCATGTCGTCACG GAACAGGCCGGAGGGAAAGGTTCTGGAGACTGTGGGAGTGTTTGAGGCGCCAAAACAGCATGGCAAATATGAAACGGGACAG CTGTTCCTCCACAGTGTGTTTGGCTACAGAGGGATTGTGTTGTTTCCTTGGCACGCCAGGCTCTACGACAGAGATATTACCCCGCCCATGTCTGAAAG TAAGCCCGAGCCTCCTGGGCCACACGGCTCTAAGGAGGTGAAGGGAAAGACTCACACCTACTATCAGGTCCTCATCGACACCAGGGACTGCCCCCACATA TCCCAAAGGTCCCAAACTGAAGCAGTTACATTTCTGGCCAATCATGACGACAGCAGAGCCCTCTACGCCATCCCAG GTCTGGATTATGTGAGCCATGAAGACATATTGCCATACAACTCTGCAGAGCAGGTCCCCATCCAGCACGAGCTGTTTGAGCGCTTCCTCATGTTCAACCCTGCCAAAA CGCCACCATTTACTGAGCGGGACACCTTGAAGGCATGGCAGGAGAAGAACCACCCCTGGTTGGAGCTGTCGGATGTGCACCGCGAGACCACCGAGAACATCAGAGTCACTGTCATCCCCTTCTACATGGGCATGAGG GAGGCACAGAACTCTCATGTGTACTGG TGGCGCTACTGTATCCGTCTGGAGAacatgggggaggaggtggttcagctgagagagagacactggagGATCTTCAGTCTGTCAGGAACCCTGGAGACCGTCAGAGGACGAGGAGTGGTGGGACGT GAGCCAGTGTTGTCCAAGGAGCAGCCAGCCTTCCAGTACAGCAGTCACGTGTCTCTGCAGGCACCCAGTGGACACATGTG GGGGACGTTCCGTATTGAGAGAACTGATGGCTCCCACTTTGATGTGCGTATTCCTCCGTTCTCCCTGGAGAGCAACAAGGATGACAAGGCCCCCCCTGCTGGCTACACCTTTTAA
- the lrrc75a gene encoding leucine-rich repeat-containing protein 75A encodes MGARQTKGAGPDAGPSPQHGWKRTPSKERGDIFASFMLRSGDRLGRGGTAPPYQRRICMIQDMLLLARQGRQDEATEMLKTLRQDLGMESTSLDDVLYRYASFRNLVDPITHDLIISLARYVHCPKTEGDSLGAMEKVCRQLTYHLSPHSQWRRRGLLKRKPQACLKVVLSTPPPSGALDLSGIPLVVRDMERLCCHLQRHAATLCSLELGFTELTDEAFLLLLPTLAALPHLETLALNGNRLTRAVLKELTDSLKDPDSFPGVTWIDLGNNVDIFSLPQPFLLSLRKRCPKQGNLPTILEFGESQVSEPECRGDDDDANRTESMGELRSEVEGEMDGETEIEEMMEELLDFDREVQGKEDELEDSMWTMEEKGKERKREESQGRVVRAEREEDDTHSNSSNPSCSSPSLNSSGAIEPMREEGGDYVTDKSDHLT; translated from the exons ATGGGTGCCAGACAGACGAAAGGAGCAGGCCCAGATGCTGGACCTAGCCCACAACATGGCTGGAAACGGACACCAAGCAAAGAAAGAGGTGACATCTTTGCGTCATTCATGTTGAGGTCAGGTGATCGCCTGGGCCGTGGCGGGACGGCACCCCCCTACCAGCGGCGTATTTGCATGATCCAGGACATGCTGCTACTCGCCAGACAGGGCCGACAGGATGAGGCCACAGAGATGCTGAAGACACTCCGACAG gacttgGGGATGGAGTCCACATCGCTGGATGATGTGCTGTACCGCTACGCCAGCTTCAGGAATCTGGTGGACCCCATCACTCACGACCTCATCATCAGCCTGGCCAGATATGTCCACTGCCCTAAGACG GAGGGGGATTCTCTGGGCGCCATGGAGAAGGTGTGTCGCCAACTGACCTATCACCTTAGTCCTCACTCTCAGTGGAGACGCCGGGGCCTTCTAAAGAGGAAGCCTCAAGCATG tcttaagGTGGTGctgtccactcctccccccagcgGAGCGCTGGACCTATCAGGGATTCCCCTTGTAGTGAGGGACATGGAGCGGCTGTGCTGCCACCTGCAGCGTCATGCAGCCACCCTGTGCAGCCTGGAGCTGGGCTTCACCGAGCTCACAGACGAGGccttcctcctgctgctgcccaCCCTGGCAGCTCTGCCACATCTGGAGACCCTGGCGCTGAACGGCAACCGTCTGACGCGTGCTGTGCTCAAGGAGCTGACGGACAGCCTGAAGGACCCGGACAGCTTCCCTGGTGTGACCTGGATCGACCTGGGCAACAACGTGGACATCTTCTCGCTGCCTCAGCCCTTCCTGCTCAGCCTGAGAAAGCGCTGTCCCAAGCAGGGGAACCTGCCTACCATCCTAGAGTTTGGAGAGAGCCAGGTCAGCGAGCCGGAATGTAGAGGTGACGATGATGACGCTAACAGGACAGAGAGCATGGGGGAGCTGCGCTCTGAAGTGGAAGGGGAGATGGACGGAGAGACGGAGAtagaggagatgatggaggagCTGCTTGACTTTGATAGAGAGGTGCAGGGAAAGGAGGATGAGCTGGAGGACAGCATGTGGAccatggaggagaaggggaaggagaggaagagggaggagtcaCAGGGGAGGGTGGTAagggctgagagggaggaggacgatACACACAGCAATTCCTCCAATCCGTCTTGCTCCAGCCCATCTCTGAACTCCTCAGGAGCCATTGAGCcaatgagagaggagggtggtgatTATGTGACTGACAAATCGGATCATCTGACTTGA
- the poldip2 gene encoding polymerase delta-interacting protein 2 isoform X2, with protein sequence MRKHTERKMAACAIRQGFLTTVSKYNKKNTQRMLRIIYNSTRPELRRPRLQCLACRLPNIQQTRFMSSRPEGKVLETVGVFEAPKQHGKYETGQLFLHSVFGYRGIVLFPWHARLYDRDITPPMSESKPEPPGPHGSKEVKGKTHTYYQVLIDTRDCPHISQRSQTEAVTFLANHDDSRALYAIPGLDYVSHEDILPYNSAEQVPIQHELFERFLMFNPAKTPPFTERDTLKAWQEKNHPWLELSDVHRETTENIRVTVIPFYMGMREAQNSHVYWWRYCIRLENMGEEVVQLRERHWRIFSLSGTLETVRGRGVVGREPVLSKEQPAFQYSSHVSLQAPSGHMWGTFRIERTDGSHFDVRIPPFSLESNKDDKAPPAGYTF encoded by the exons ATGCGTAAGCacacagaaagaaagatggCTGCCTGTGCGATACGACAAGGATTTCTGACGACTGTCAGTAAATATAACAAGAAAAATACACAAAGAATGTTGCGTATTATTTACAATAGTACTCGGCCCGAATTAAGAAGACCCCGTTTACAGTGTTTAGCGTGCAGACTGCCGAACATTCAACAGACGAGGTTCATGTCGTCACG GCCGGAGGGAAAGGTTCTGGAGACTGTGGGAGTGTTTGAGGCGCCAAAACAGCATGGCAAATATGAAACGGGACAG CTGTTCCTCCACAGTGTGTTTGGCTACAGAGGGATTGTGTTGTTTCCTTGGCACGCCAGGCTCTACGACAGAGATATTACCCCGCCCATGTCTGAAAG TAAGCCCGAGCCTCCTGGGCCACACGGCTCTAAGGAGGTGAAGGGAAAGACTCACACCTACTATCAGGTCCTCATCGACACCAGGGACTGCCCCCACATA TCCCAAAGGTCCCAAACTGAAGCAGTTACATTTCTGGCCAATCATGACGACAGCAGAGCCCTCTACGCCATCCCAG GTCTGGATTATGTGAGCCATGAAGACATATTGCCATACAACTCTGCAGAGCAGGTCCCCATCCAGCACGAGCTGTTTGAGCGCTTCCTCATGTTCAACCCTGCCAAAA CGCCACCATTTACTGAGCGGGACACCTTGAAGGCATGGCAGGAGAAGAACCACCCCTGGTTGGAGCTGTCGGATGTGCACCGCGAGACCACCGAGAACATCAGAGTCACTGTCATCCCCTTCTACATGGGCATGAGG GAGGCACAGAACTCTCATGTGTACTGG TGGCGCTACTGTATCCGTCTGGAGAacatgggggaggaggtggttcagctgagagagagacactggagGATCTTCAGTCTGTCAGGAACCCTGGAGACCGTCAGAGGACGAGGAGTGGTGGGACGT GAGCCAGTGTTGTCCAAGGAGCAGCCAGCCTTCCAGTACAGCAGTCACGTGTCTCTGCAGGCACCCAGTGGACACATGTG GGGGACGTTCCGTATTGAGAGAACTGATGGCTCCCACTTTGATGTGCGTATTCCTCCGTTCTCCCTGGAGAGCAACAAGGATGACAAGGCCCCCCCTGCTGGCTACACCTTTTAA